One genomic segment of Erysipelotrichaceae bacterium 66202529 includes these proteins:
- a CDS encoding glutamate--tRNA ligase → MKKVRTRFAPSPTGYMHIGNLRTALFEYLIAKHEDGDFILRIEDTDQERYVDGAVEIIYDTLKEVGLRHDEGPDVGGDFGPYVQSERLPMYKEYADRLVDLGGAHYCFCGEEEIEKQRKEAESLGISFKYDDPCKHVSVEEARERIANGEKYVVRQTIRHGGETYFDDEVYGRIEVDNSILDESVLLKSDGYPTYNFANIVDDHQMGITHVVRGNEYLSSTPKYNLIYQSFGWDIPTYVHVPPVMKDEQHKLSKRNGDASFQDLVKKGYLPEAILNYIALLGWSPETEQEIYTLEELIRVFDIKRISKSPAIFDIDKLTWMNGMYLRAMSTEQFCELAKPYIEQSVHRAVDMMAVARILQPRCDILTSIPESLDFIDELPEYDNAMYIHKKMKTTYEIALKALQAAQEALTELNDWSSEETLHELLLALPKQMEMKNGQILWPVRTAITGKQFTPGGAIEIAHILGKEETLKRIAKGIEKLKKELA, encoded by the coding sequence ATGAAAAAAGTAAGAACAAGATTTGCACCAAGTCCTACCGGGTATATGCATATCGGAAATCTGAGAACTGCATTATTTGAATATCTGATTGCCAAGCATGAGGATGGGGATTTCATTCTGCGTATCGAGGACACCGATCAGGAGCGTTACGTGGATGGCGCTGTGGAAATCATATATGATACCTTAAAGGAAGTTGGTCTGCGCCACGATGAAGGCCCGGATGTCGGAGGAGATTTCGGCCCGTATGTACAGTCTGAACGTCTGCCGATGTATAAAGAATATGCAGACCGGCTGGTTGATCTTGGAGGCGCTCATTACTGCTTCTGCGGTGAGGAAGAAATTGAAAAGCAGAGAAAAGAGGCCGAAAGCCTTGGAATCTCTTTCAAATATGATGATCCTTGCAAGCACGTATCCGTGGAAGAAGCAAGAGAGCGTATCGCGAACGGGGAGAAGTATGTTGTTCGCCAGACCATCCGTCATGGCGGTGAAACGTATTTCGATGATGAGGTGTATGGACGCATCGAGGTGGATAACAGCATTCTGGATGAATCCGTACTTTTAAAAAGCGACGGCTATCCTACATATAACTTTGCGAATATTGTGGATGATCACCAGATGGGTATCACACATGTTGTACGCGGAAATGAGTACCTGTCCTCTACACCAAAATATAATCTGATCTATCAGTCCTTTGGGTGGGATATTCCAACCTATGTACATGTGCCGCCTGTCATGAAGGATGAGCAGCATAAGCTGAGTAAGCGAAACGGTGATGCGAGCTTTCAGGATCTGGTGAAAAAGGGATATCTGCCGGAAGCTATCCTGAATTACATCGCTTTGCTTGGCTGGTCTCCGGAAACTGAGCAGGAAATCTACACGCTGGAGGAATTGATCAGGGTGTTTGATATCAAACGGATTTCCAAATCTCCGGCAATTTTTGATATTGACAAGCTGACATGGATGAATGGGATGTATCTGCGTGCCATGAGCACAGAGCAGTTCTGTGAGCTTGCAAAGCCTTATATCGAACAGTCTGTACACAGAGCGGTGGATATGATGGCGGTTGCCCGTATTTTGCAGCCTCGATGCGATATTCTGACCTCCATTCCAGAAAGCCTGGATTTCATTGATGAGCTGCCGGAATATGATAATGCAATGTATATTCATAAGAAAATGAAGACAACCTATGAAATTGCATTAAAGGCATTACAGGCAGCACAGGAAGCCTTAACAGAGCTGAATGACTGGTCAAGTGAGGAAACCCTGCATGAGCTTCTGCTGGCTCTGCCTAAGCAGATGGAAATGAAAAACGGACAAATTCTGTGGCCGGTTCGTACGGCAATTACAGGAAAGCAGTTCACACCTGGCGGTGCTATTGAGATTGCGCACATTCTTGGAAAAGAGGAAACGCTGAAGCGTATTGCCAAGGGAATCGAAAAGCTAAAGAAAGAGCTGGCTTAA
- a CDS encoding PRD domain-containing protein, translating to MKKAPRTKDIQNLIASYTANGITAHTYDFSGCNAHDIALILKIDRTNVSRVLNQLHRENRLIKLQGRPTLYLDAGVIHSFSTEPVPYTLPVGRGIHEYLNQDKPLRIQTENKNRKKLTYTGIQANESLYPLYQELLGILLYPQTFQSISLHAAYGEGKHHFLRFFIEKAKELQLLGNYTQVLEYMVTDELSDNEQELLHEVHPDNTTIFLIDVQCSNRYRLFQLHQKLQQRHAGLHSSWILCYLFSDQDSIKDPVLQRFIEYPLQFPSYEHRTLKERLELIFSEIQKQSDILNETICLNKNVVTCIALADSAYTTQALLRELRHSIIRAHHSFVQRRANIIDITFEHLSDGMLNSIQDVSSRFSELHSILDMFDGDVLYFIAQTTCRFFNTLHTATLNEQYLIDNHDNEQIISICNAMLKKTEKIEINTIRSIFVKELYDLMFPLLSATPLKQKETMIFVLFEYLQKLITELKNNTYHCSFAQSRGLGTKRTDAICDNIAQIIESKLQVTLPKAERTLISTYLQLAMQKLEAKTPMLFLCHGEDIAANYEKYIRSANLYENCRSIDYSEAWRKKEFRFFLDYVCDIIQQIDNHETLFIFSDIAPLTEIGEQISSRLHIDVQSFAPISLPLILNTITAMNHGQQMEYSLTQTPSLPAASLSENSRSLIDRISQQILQQSLVFLDANKASSSLMVVLLNILKRLKLNYSDEITIRFIIHGAFVIERAVRSDPLPNKKTREIINSHADIYNTISEELDALNNIFNITISKAEIATITQIFLEYM from the coding sequence ATGAAAAAGGCACCGCGTACAAAGGATATTCAAAATCTCATTGCCAGCTATACCGCAAACGGGATTACCGCACACACCTATGATTTCAGTGGCTGTAATGCCCACGACATCGCCCTGATTCTGAAAATAGACCGCACAAATGTGTCCCGTGTTCTCAATCAGCTGCATCGTGAAAACCGCCTCATTAAGCTGCAGGGACGTCCCACACTGTATCTGGATGCCGGGGTGATCCATTCCTTTTCTACAGAGCCGGTTCCGTATACGCTGCCGGTAGGGAGAGGAATTCATGAATATCTGAACCAGGATAAGCCTTTACGGATACAGACAGAAAATAAAAACCGTAAAAAGCTGACCTACACAGGAATTCAGGCCAATGAATCACTCTATCCGCTCTATCAGGAGCTATTGGGAATTCTCCTGTATCCACAGACCTTTCAAAGCATTTCCCTGCATGCGGCCTATGGTGAGGGAAAGCATCATTTTCTGAGATTCTTTATAGAAAAGGCTAAGGAGCTTCAGCTGCTGGGAAACTATACGCAGGTGTTGGAATATATGGTAACGGATGAGCTGTCGGATAACGAACAGGAGCTCCTTCATGAGGTACATCCGGATAACACCACCATCTTTCTTATAGATGTCCAATGCAGTAACAGGTACAGGCTTTTTCAGCTGCATCAAAAATTGCAGCAGCGTCATGCGGGATTGCACAGCAGCTGGATACTCTGTTATCTGTTTTCTGATCAGGACAGTATAAAAGACCCTGTCCTGCAGCGGTTTATAGAATATCCGCTGCAATTTCCAAGCTATGAGCATCGTACGCTGAAAGAGCGCCTGGAGCTTATTTTCTCAGAAATTCAGAAGCAGTCCGATATTCTCAACGAAACCATCTGTCTGAATAAAAATGTAGTTACCTGTATCGCTCTGGCAGACAGCGCCTATACAACACAGGCCTTGCTGCGGGAGCTGCGCCATTCCATCATCCGTGCTCATCACAGCTTTGTACAGCGTAGAGCCAATATCATTGATATCACCTTTGAGCATCTTTCTGACGGTATGTTAAACAGCATACAGGATGTTTCCTCCCGTTTTTCCGAGCTGCACAGCATTCTGGATATGTTTGACGGTGATGTATTATATTTTATTGCGCAGACCACCTGCAGATTTTTCAATACCCTGCATACCGCAACACTGAACGAGCAGTATTTAATAGATAACCACGATAATGAGCAGATCATATCTATCTGCAATGCTATGCTGAAGAAAACGGAAAAGATTGAAATCAACACCATTCGCTCGATTTTTGTAAAGGAGCTTTATGATCTGATGTTCCCCCTGTTGTCAGCCACTCCCCTGAAGCAGAAGGAAACCATGATCTTTGTTTTATTTGAATATTTGCAAAAGCTCATTACCGAGCTGAAAAACAACACCTATCACTGCAGCTTTGCACAGTCTCGCGGACTAGGCACAAAACGTACAGATGCGATTTGTGATAATATTGCACAGATTATTGAATCGAAATTACAGGTTACCCTTCCAAAGGCAGAACGCACACTGATCAGCACCTATCTGCAGCTAGCTATGCAGAAGCTGGAAGCAAAGACGCCGATGCTGTTTCTCTGTCATGGAGAGGATATAGCCGCAAATTATGAAAAATATATACGCTCTGCCAATCTATATGAAAACTGTCGTTCGATAGATTATTCAGAAGCATGGAGAAAAAAGGAATTCCGTTTTTTTCTAGATTACGTATGCGATATCATCCAGCAGATCGACAATCATGAGACTCTGTTTATTTTCAGTGATATAGCACCGCTGACAGAAATCGGTGAACAGATCAGCAGCCGTCTCCATATCGACGTGCAAAGCTTTGCCCCTATATCCCTGCCATTGATTCTCAATACGATTACAGCTATGAATCACGGACAGCAGATGGAATACAGCCTTACACAAACGCCCAGCCTTCCCGCTGCCTCTCTCAGTGAAAATTCCCGCAGTCTGATTGATCGGATATCCCAACAGATTTTACAGCAATCCCTGGTATTCCTTGATGCAAACAAGGCCTCCTCCTCACTTATGGTCGTATTATTAAACATTCTGAAGCGCCTGAAGCTCAATTACAGTGATGAAATTACGATACGCTTTATCATTCATGGCGCATTTGTCATTGAACGGGCTGTGCGCAGCGATCCTCTGCCAAATAAAAAAACACGGGAAATTATCAATTCCCATGCAGATATATACAACACGATCAGTGAGGAGCTTGATGCGTTAAACAACATTTTCAATATCACGATTTCCAAGGCAGAAATTGCGACCATCACACAGATTTTTCTGGAATATATGTAA
- a CDS encoding PTS sugar transporter subunit IIC, whose amino-acid sequence MEINFLQAALIGILYYMTLCSPPWLTGIVHVSIRQPLVSGTIVGLILGDPQNGLIIGATINTVVLGFLNVGGAIPSDPGIAGVVGTSLAIATGATPEVAVTIAVSFGLVGTIVWNLRSTINSVFVHMVDKAAAQGDMRKIYFVQFVLAQIATFCISAVPVFGILYFGTDVATQVLDALKGTPMQILTVIGQILPAMGIAIILRLLSNRPNIIQLFMLGFVLSIYGNVPMIVIAVVAFIIASLYADLKFHKVKEEV is encoded by the coding sequence ATGGAAATTAACTTTTTACAGGCAGCACTCATTGGGATTTTGTATTATATGACGTTATGCTCACCACCCTGGCTCACAGGCATCGTACATGTATCTATACGTCAGCCACTGGTATCGGGCACGATTGTCGGTTTGATTCTGGGGGATCCGCAAAACGGACTCATTATCGGTGCGACGATCAACACCGTTGTACTAGGCTTTCTGAATGTCGGAGGGGCAATCCCAAGTGATCCCGGAATAGCGGGAGTTGTTGGAACATCGCTGGCCATCGCCACAGGCGCAACACCGGAGGTGGCTGTCACAATTGCGGTTTCCTTTGGACTCGTTGGAACGATCGTCTGGAATCTGCGCAGTACGATCAATTCCGTATTTGTACATATGGTGGATAAGGCGGCTGCACAGGGGGATATGAGAAAAATATATTTCGTTCAGTTTGTACTGGCACAGATTGCCACCTTCTGTATTTCGGCGGTTCCGGTATTTGGTATCCTGTATTTCGGAACTGATGTGGCAACACAGGTACTGGATGCTTTAAAAGGAACACCGATGCAGATTCTAACCGTTATCGGACAAATTCTGCCGGCGATGGGAATTGCGATTATTTTGCGGCTTTTATCAAACCGTCCCAATATTATCCAGCTGTTCATGCTTGGCTTTGTATTATCCATTTATGGCAATGTACCGATGATCGTCATTGCAGTGGTCGCCTTCATTATTGCGTCCCTGTATGCAGATTTGAAATTTCATAAAGTAAAGGAAGAGGTGTAG
- a CDS encoding PTS system mannose/fructose/sorbose family transporter subunit IID, which produces MEHQITDNQALAEKKLTKTDLNKCFLLWHLLGEATLSYERLQAPGVLGCLGPVLKRLYGDDKEEFVNACQRHMEFFNTAGYYGGSIIMGLVCSLEEERANGLPIEGEDISAIKTGLMGPLAGVFDALRQGTAIPIVASIAIGMGMDGNFFGPIFYMIVTVLYVMVPCYWMFQTSYKKGKEAVNGLFASGKLERFMTLATAVGAITLGGLAATTVTVTSSTVLHLGSSDMVLQETIFDAIFKGLLPVGFVFLSYFLLQKKFSTSKIILILIAIAVIGVLIGFF; this is translated from the coding sequence ATGGAACATCAGATAACAGATAACCAGGCTCTGGCGGAAAAAAAGCTAACCAAAACGGATCTGAATAAATGCTTTCTTCTCTGGCATCTGCTTGGGGAAGCAACCCTGAGCTATGAGCGATTGCAGGCTCCCGGCGTCCTTGGATGTCTGGGGCCGGTATTGAAGCGGCTGTACGGGGATGATAAAGAGGAATTTGTAAATGCCTGTCAGCGACACATGGAATTCTTCAATACAGCAGGATATTACGGCGGTTCTATTATTATGGGGCTGGTTTGCTCACTGGAAGAGGAACGTGCCAACGGATTGCCGATTGAGGGGGAGGATATCAGTGCGATTAAAACCGGGCTGATGGGGCCGCTTGCAGGGGTGTTTGATGCCCTGCGGCAGGGAACTGCTATCCCGATCGTCGCCTCCATTGCTATCGGTATGGGAATGGATGGTAATTTCTTTGGCCCGATTTTCTATATGATCGTCACGGTGCTGTATGTCATGGTACCCTGCTATTGGATGTTTCAAACCTCCTATAAAAAAGGAAAGGAGGCTGTCAACGGCTTGTTCGCAAGCGGAAAGCTGGAACGGTTTATGACCCTGGCTACTGCTGTAGGTGCCATCACGCTTGGCGGTCTTGCGGCTACCACCGTTACGGTAACATCCTCCACGGTTCTGCATTTGGGAAGCTCGGATATGGTTCTTCAGGAAACAATCTTTGATGCCATCTTTAAGGGACTGCTGCCTGTGGGCTTTGTCTTTCTTTCCTACTTCCTGCTACAGAAGAAATTCTCAACCTCAAAAATTATACTGATTCTGATCGCAATCGCCGTCATCGGTGTATTGATTGGATTTTTCTAG
- a CDS encoding 2-dehydro-3-deoxyphosphogluconate aldolase, with the protein MDTIKAMIEEHKIIVICRGVYNDTLLKTMEALYKGGIRLAEVTFDQRSDDYTDTLDSIRMLNEHFCGRMAIGAGTVVNEQQVELAHQAQAAYIISPNVNEKVIRKTKELGMVSIPGALSPTEVLNAHDCGADYVKLFPAARMKAAYIKDLMGPMPHVKFIATAGIHEDNITEFANVGCTGYGISGRLMDKHVIAEGNFEELQHRAEVFLARLQKGKVE; encoded by the coding sequence ATGGATACAATCAAAGCTATGATAGAGGAGCACAAAATTATTGTGATATGCAGGGGTGTCTACAATGACACCCTCCTCAAAACGATGGAAGCATTATATAAGGGAGGGATTCGCCTAGCCGAGGTCACCTTCGATCAGCGAAGTGACGATTATACGGATACGCTGGATTCCATTCGGATGTTGAATGAGCATTTCTGCGGAAGGATGGCAATCGGGGCAGGCACTGTGGTTAATGAACAGCAAGTTGAGCTGGCTCATCAGGCACAGGCCGCCTATATCATTTCACCGAATGTAAATGAGAAGGTTATTCGCAAAACTAAGGAACTGGGTATGGTATCTATTCCCGGGGCACTCAGTCCTACGGAGGTGCTGAATGCACATGATTGTGGTGCAGATTATGTAAAGCTGTTTCCGGCTGCCAGAATGAAGGCTGCGTATATCAAGGATCTCATGGGGCCGATGCCGCATGTGAAATTTATTGCCACAGCGGGTATTCATGAGGATAACATAACAGAATTTGCGAATGTTGGCTGTACAGGCTATGGAATCAGCGGCCGCTTGATGGACAAGCATGTTATAGCGGAAGGAAACTTTGAGGAATTACAGCATCGCGCAGAGGTATTCCTTGCACGATTGCAGAAGGGAAAGGTAGAGTAG
- a CDS encoding PTS mannose/fructose/sorbose transporter subunit IIB → MKHIVYARVDDRLVHGQVMTAWVLHTRASKVIIVDDKAARDSFMKMIMKSAMPSNLELEVLSVSSAISYLKEEGREDERIFLLAKTPMVFMDLHDAGVPIQEVGIGGIGARADRRKLYRNIAVNEEEMNSIKAMQSKGMDVYIRVVPDDKRVEIKDAA, encoded by the coding sequence ATGAAACATATTGTTTATGCGCGCGTTGATGATCGTCTCGTACATGGTCAGGTGATGACTGCCTGGGTCTTACATACCAGAGCCAGTAAGGTAATTATCGTTGATGATAAGGCTGCCAGGGATTCCTTCATGAAAATGATTATGAAATCCGCAATGCCAAGCAATCTGGAGCTTGAGGTTCTCTCCGTAAGCAGCGCGATTTCATATTTGAAGGAGGAGGGCAGAGAGGATGAACGAATCTTCTTACTGGCCAAGACACCGATGGTATTTATGGATCTGCATGATGCAGGAGTTCCTATACAGGAAGTTGGAATCGGCGGGATCGGAGCCAGGGCAGACCGTCGAAAGCTATATCGGAATATCGCAGTAAATGAAGAAGAAATGAACAGTATCAAAGCTATGCAAAGCAAAGGCATGGACGTCTATATTCGAGTCGTACCGGATGATAAGCGGGTCGAAATTAAAGACGCTGCCTAG
- a CDS encoding PTS N-acetylglucosamine transporter subunit IIC: MIGLVVATHGSLAEAFVDSGRLIVGNIGNVVQLGLFHGDSIEQFEIKIRRAIEQTDEGDGVIVLTDLLGGSPCNVSARAIGSLYKDRKLECFYGINLPIFLEAVTSRSFMDFDQLKEHMEKIFQDTYGVLSSKIRYSACEE; the protein is encoded by the coding sequence ATGATAGGGTTAGTGGTTGCCACACATGGGTCTTTGGCAGAGGCATTTGTCGACAGTGGAAGGCTGATTGTTGGAAATATAGGGAACGTAGTACAGCTTGGATTATTCCACGGTGACAGCATAGAGCAATTTGAAATAAAGATACGCAGGGCAATCGAACAGACGGATGAGGGAGATGGCGTCATCGTACTGACAGATTTGTTAGGAGGCTCCCCCTGCAATGTCAGTGCAAGGGCGATTGGCAGTCTGTATAAGGACAGAAAGCTGGAATGCTTTTATGGAATCAATCTTCCAATTTTTCTGGAAGCAGTCACATCGCGCAGCTTTATGGATTTCGATCAGCTGAAGGAGCATATGGAAAAGATATTTCAGGATACGTATGGTGTGCTGAGCTCTAAAATCAGGTATTCCGCATGTGAGGAATAG
- the dat gene encoding D-amino-acid transaminase — protein sequence MEIEKKGVGDLYLWKGAIVREEDIHISLQDRGYVFGDGLYEVVRVYNGKLFGLSRHLDRLFQGAEILQFNLHYSREEFCRFFQQLVEENQLISGYVYMQLTRGDEGVRNHLFPELENQMPVISGFVVHSKRNVEKLQAGATAVTVEDIRWKYCHVKTLNLIPNCMARYEAKKRGAGKAILVKDGIVTEEKSGSILIVKDGCIITHPETTDILPSTTKKILEVLSEREKIPFQERCFTLEELYAADEVIVADTNTECCAIVRVDEQRIGDGAPGPILKQLQKAYEEAIIEECGKAV from the coding sequence ATGGAAATAGAAAAAAAAGGTGTAGGGGATCTATATTTATGGAAGGGTGCAATCGTCAGGGAGGAGGATATCCATATTTCTCTGCAGGATCGTGGCTATGTGTTTGGAGACGGCCTGTATGAGGTTGTCCGTGTATACAACGGGAAGCTGTTTGGCTTGAGCCGCCATCTTGACCGACTGTTTCAGGGGGCAGAAATCCTGCAGTTTAATCTGCATTATTCTAGGGAGGAATTCTGCCGCTTTTTCCAACAGCTGGTAGAGGAAAATCAGCTGATTAGCGGCTATGTGTATATGCAGCTGACAAGAGGGGATGAGGGAGTCCGGAATCATTTATTTCCTGAGCTGGAAAACCAGATGCCTGTTATATCCGGCTTTGTGGTTCATTCCAAGCGGAATGTGGAAAAGCTGCAGGCAGGAGCAACAGCTGTCACGGTGGAGGATATTCGCTGGAAATACTGTCATGTGAAAACGCTGAACCTGATTCCAAACTGCATGGCGCGTTATGAAGCGAAGAAACGGGGAGCTGGCAAGGCAATTCTTGTAAAGGACGGCATTGTGACAGAGGAAAAATCAGGCTCTATACTGATTGTGAAGGATGGCTGTATCATAACACATCCGGAAACGACAGATATTCTGCCTAGTACCACAAAGAAGATTTTGGAGGTGCTGAGTGAGCGGGAAAAGATTCCGTTTCAGGAACGCTGCTTCACACTGGAGGAGCTTTATGCGGCGGATGAGGTCATCGTAGCGGATACGAATACCGAATGCTGTGCTATCGTGAGGGTGGATGAGCAAAGGATTGGTGATGGAGCACCGGGGCCAATTCTCAAGCAGCTGCAGAAGGCGTATGAGGAGGCTATTATTGAGGAGTGCGGCAAAGCCGTGTAG
- the alr gene encoding alanine racemase produces MMENSRTYVEIHTAYIRENVIHLKQNLSPKTKFMAVVKGNAYGHGIEPCVHAINDLCDWYATATMQEAIRVRAVSREKPILVFGYVTDEEIKQAAAYAITLSAVSTAFLQHISAVCVQQRLQVAVHLKLDTGFHRMGISCCENSSECMEELLPLYALPNIHIMGIYTHLVFAGSVQEQEQAFTQLQYRRFKNCIAALRKLGIDPGICHICNSKAAVHHPQLHMDMVRVGAYMFGLASAQEQELIPLKEALLWKARVVLLREIKAGEGVGYGHDFIAEKPTRIAVLAAGFADGYRRCIAQSPQSYVLLHGKRAPLVGKVCMDMLMVDVTAIQGLHTGEYAVLCGQADRDAISSYLLGKIIQGTAGEITVGITERVNRHIL; encoded by the coding sequence ATGATGGAAAACAGCCGTACCTATGTAGAGATTCATACTGCATATATTCGTGAAAATGTGATACATCTGAAGCAAAATCTGTCGCCAAAGACAAAATTCATGGCTGTCGTTAAGGGCAACGCGTATGGTCACGGGATTGAGCCGTGTGTTCATGCAATCAATGATTTATGTGACTGGTATGCAACAGCCACCATGCAGGAGGCCATCCGGGTAAGAGCTGTCAGCAGAGAGAAGCCGATTCTGGTGTTTGGCTATGTTACCGATGAGGAAATCAAGCAGGCCGCCGCATATGCTATTACGCTCAGCGCTGTTTCAACAGCATTTCTGCAGCATATTTCTGCCGTCTGTGTACAGCAGAGGCTGCAGGTTGCTGTACACCTGAAGCTGGATACCGGCTTTCACCGCATGGGTATTTCCTGCTGTGAAAATAGCAGTGAATGTATGGAAGAGCTGCTTCCTCTATATGCTTTGCCGAATATTCATATAATGGGAATCTATACGCATCTTGTATTTGCCGGCAGTGTTCAGGAACAGGAGCAGGCCTTTACCCAGCTGCAATACCGACGCTTCAAAAATTGTATAGCTGCCCTTCGCAAACTGGGAATCGATCCTGGCATCTGCCATATATGCAACAGTAAGGCTGCCGTTCATCATCCACAGCTGCATATGGATATGGTACGCGTCGGTGCGTATATGTTTGGTCTGGCATCAGCGCAGGAGCAGGAGCTGATTCCCCTAAAAGAGGCCTTGCTATGGAAAGCCAGAGTCGTATTACTGCGAGAAATAAAAGCTGGAGAGGGTGTCGGATACGGTCATGACTTTATAGCGGAAAAGCCAACACGGATAGCGGTGCTGGCGGCAGGCTTTGCGGATGGCTACCGGCGCTGTATCGCACAATCCCCACAAAGCTATGTCCTGCTGCATGGTAAGCGTGCCCCTTTGGTTGGCAAGGTATGTATGGATATGCTTATGGTGGATGTGACAGCTATTCAAGGGCTTCATACGGGAGAATACGCTGTCTTATGCGGACAGGCGGACAGAGATGCAATCAGCAGCTATCTGCTTGGGAAAATCATACAGGGAACAGCAGGGGAAATCACCGTCGGCATTACGGAACGGGTGAACCGTCATATCCTATGA
- a CDS encoding DUF2179 domain-containing protein, with product MKSCRLWMYCILGALIFSLSMNLFLVPLHIYSAGFLGIAQLLRDLLVYLLPWRIPFDIAGILNLFLNSFMILLAVRMLAKDFALHTAIVILFQSVFLSLIPVPSTPLVEDVFISLLTGSILCAYGTKLFFKGRGSGGGIDIIGLYLTKTGKGSVGGIYLLVNTIVYMICFIIYDSQVALYSIVHSCILSFIVDRIHEDNAESAALIITEDRSLKLQLLSEVGRGVTAWDGSGVYSGRKKEIMMVAITRGQYSDLKKRVYDRDEQAFVIFFDHVRVSGYFPKLMKEKGRDG from the coding sequence ATGAAATCCTGCCGGTTGTGGATGTATTGCATTCTCGGCGCTTTGATATTTTCACTTTCCATGAACCTGTTTCTGGTACCACTGCATATATACAGCGCCGGCTTTCTGGGAATAGCACAGCTGCTGCGGGATCTGCTTGTATACCTGCTGCCTTGGCGGATCCCCTTTGACATTGCCGGAATCCTGAATTTATTTTTGAATAGTTTTATGATACTGCTTGCAGTACGAATGCTGGCAAAGGATTTTGCACTGCATACTGCCATTGTTATATTGTTTCAATCCGTATTCCTCTCGCTGATCCCTGTCCCATCGACACCTCTGGTTGAGGATGTTTTTATATCCCTGTTAACAGGCTCCATCCTGTGTGCTTACGGAACAAAGCTTTTTTTCAAGGGACGAGGCAGTGGCGGGGGCATTGATATCATTGGCTTGTATCTTACAAAAACGGGGAAGGGAAGCGTTGGAGGTATCTATTTACTCGTTAATACGATTGTTTATATGATTTGCTTTATCATCTATGACAGTCAGGTTGCTTTGTATTCGATTGTGCACAGCTGTATCCTTTCCTTTATCGTAGATCGTATTCATGAGGATAATGCAGAGTCTGCAGCATTGATTATCACAGAGGACAGAAGCTTGAAGCTGCAGCTTCTTTCAGAGGTTGGACGCGGTGTTACGGCATGGGATGGCAGCGGAGTGTACAGCGGACGTAAGAAAGAAATTATGATGGTGGCAATTACAAGAGGACAGTACAGTGACCTGAAAAAGCGCGTATATGATCGGGACGAGCAGGCGTTTGTGATTTTCTTTGACCATGTGCGGGTAAGCGGCTATTTTCCTAAGCTGATGAAAGAAAAGGGAAGGGATGGGTGA
- a CDS encoding PaaI family thioesterase, translated as MKQRLFEERLQYFLTQRLKDEGTINAMMDMKLVSADYENKTVILEFPVCAWQMNPAGSLHGGMIATALDITMGCIAYISSEAVFTPTIQMAVNFVGGVKQGDCLVVEGICDHDGSRMAQTRAVAKAKSSGKVVATANGSYVMNTKK; from the coding sequence ATGAAGCAACGGTTGTTTGAAGAACGGCTGCAGTATTTTTTAACACAGAGACTAAAGGATGAAGGCACGATCAATGCTATGATGGATATGAAGCTGGTATCTGCTGATTATGAGAATAAAACTGTTATTTTGGAATTTCCGGTTTGCGCGTGGCAAATGAATCCGGCGGGGAGTCTGCATGGGGGAATGATTGCAACAGCGCTGGATATCACAATGGGATGCATTGCTTATATAAGCAGTGAGGCTGTTTTCACACCCACGATACAAATGGCGGTTAATTTCGTCGGTGGTGTAAAGCAGGGAGATTGTCTTGTGGTTGAGGGGATTTGCGATCATGACGGAAGCCGGATGGCACAGACAAGAGCAGTTGCCAAAGCAAAGAGCAGCGGAAAGGTCGTGGCGACAGCAAATGGCTCCTATGTTATGAATACAAAGAAATAA